One window of Candidatus Methylacidiphilales bacterium genomic DNA carries:
- a CDS encoding alanine--glyoxylate aminotransferase family protein, which translates to MPHTKLFIPGPVEVSDKTFQAFRKPMMGHRGKGFQDLYARVQPRLRELCFTTQPVFLCTGSAWCVMEASLRNLVRKKVLTCMSGAFSDKWYDVALKCGKAAEKLQVEWGQAILPDQIETRLATGEFDAITLIHNETSTGTINPLEEIAAVVRKYPEVMFIVDTVSSFSTVKIDVAGLGIDVMLAGVQKAMALPPGAAIFTVSERAFARAESIKDRGYYMDFVEFRKNAESNMTPTTPSISHFYALESKLEDIFAEGLEQRYARHRATRALVHAWVKKHGFALFPGEAYASPSLTCVKNVPGIDVAKLIAWLKENHHCIIDGGYGKIKGTTFRISNMGDETEESIGQLLGWLDEGLKTLA; encoded by the coding sequence ATGCCCCACACCAAATTGTTCATTCCCGGTCCCGTCGAAGTTTCCGATAAAACCTTCCAAGCCTTCCGCAAGCCCATGATGGGGCACCGTGGCAAAGGCTTCCAGGATCTCTACGCCCGGGTCCAGCCCCGCCTGCGCGAACTCTGCTTCACCACCCAGCCCGTTTTCCTCTGCACCGGTTCGGCCTGGTGCGTCATGGAAGCCTCCCTGCGCAACCTCGTCCGCAAAAAAGTCCTCACCTGCATGAGCGGCGCCTTCTCCGACAAGTGGTACGATGTCGCCCTCAAGTGCGGCAAGGCCGCCGAAAAACTCCAGGTCGAATGGGGCCAGGCCATCCTGCCCGATCAGATCGAAACCAGGCTGGCCACCGGCGAATTCGATGCCATCACCCTCATCCACAATGAGACCTCCACTGGCACCATCAATCCGCTGGAAGAAATAGCCGCCGTGGTCCGCAAATACCCCGAGGTGATGTTCATTGTCGACACCGTCTCGTCCTTCTCCACGGTCAAGATCGACGTGGCCGGACTCGGCATCGATGTCATGCTGGCCGGGGTGCAGAAAGCCATGGCCCTCCCGCCCGGGGCCGCCATCTTCACCGTGTCCGAGCGGGCCTTCGCCCGTGCCGAGTCGATCAAGGACCGGGGCTATTACATGGACTTCGTCGAGTTCCGCAAGAACGCGGAGTCGAACATGACCCCGACCACCCCGAGCATCTCCCATTTTTACGCCCTCGAAAGCAAACTGGAGGATATCTTCGCCGAGGGTCTGGAGCAGCGTTACGCCCGCCACCGCGCCACCCGCGCCCTCGTCCACGCCTGGGTCAAGAAGCACGGTTTCGCCCTCTTCCCCGGCGAAGCCTATGCCTCGCCCTCATTGACCTGCGTCAAGAACGTCCCCGGCATCGATGTGGCCAAGCTCATTGCATGGCTGAAAGAAAACCACCACTGCATCATCGACGGAGGCTACGGCAAGATCAAGGGCACCACCTTCCGCATTTCCAACATGGGTGACGAAACCGAGGAATCCATCGGTCAGTTGCTAGGGTGGTTGGACGAGGGCCTCAAAACCCTGGCCTGA
- the hprK gene encoding HPr(Ser) kinase/phosphatase — translation MPAKSATTGLNKSQGPTLTVGQFYALHSASLQLKLVAGAEGMNRKITEGSVNRLGLAITGFLKYFAHRRVQIIGNSEIAYIRSLKPEERRQRIRLIFEHKIPCVVFARNITVPPFFLEEAERLRVPIFTSPIKTMRLVNSVTICLEEDFAPSTSIHGSMVDIQGVGVIVTGKSGIGKSECVLGLIERGYSLVADDVTRIKCIEGRELMGTASDLTRHYIEVRGIGILNVASIFGASSIRHSKRVDMVVTLKDWAEVENVDRIGLDQDLFEILQIKVPHVTLPVRSGRDLAGLVEVAALDQKLKSMGHNSAFEFNQKLMSRMSDKEL, via the coding sequence ATGCCCGCTAAGTCCGCCACAACCGGCCTGAACAAGAGCCAGGGACCCACCCTGACGGTGGGCCAGTTCTATGCCCTCCACTCCGCCTCCCTCCAGCTCAAACTGGTGGCCGGGGCCGAGGGCATGAACCGCAAGATCACCGAGGGTTCGGTCAACCGCCTCGGTCTGGCCATCACCGGCTTCCTCAAGTACTTCGCCCACCGCCGCGTCCAGATCATCGGCAACAGCGAAATCGCCTACATCCGCTCGCTCAAGCCGGAGGAACGCCGCCAGCGCATCCGTCTGATCTTCGAACACAAGATCCCCTGCGTGGTTTTTGCCCGTAACATCACCGTGCCGCCTTTTTTCCTCGAGGAGGCGGAACGCTTGCGCGTGCCCATCTTCACCTCGCCGATCAAGACCATGCGACTGGTCAACAGCGTGACGATCTGTCTGGAGGAAGACTTCGCCCCCTCCACCAGCATCCACGGCAGCATGGTCGACATCCAGGGGGTGGGGGTCATCGTCACCGGGAAAAGCGGCATCGGCAAAAGCGAGTGCGTGCTGGGCCTGATCGAGCGGGGTTATTCCCTGGTGGCCGACGATGTCACCCGGATCAAGTGCATCGAGGGCCGGGAGCTGATGGGGACGGCCTCGGATTTGACCCGCCATTACATTGAAGTACGCGGCATCGGCATCCTGAACGTGGCCTCGATTTTCGGCGCCAGCAGCATCCGCCATTCCAAACGGGTGGACATGGTGGTGACCCTGAAGGATTGGGCCGAGGTGGAGAACGTCGACCGCATCGGCCTGGACCAGGACCTGTTTGAGATATTGCAAATCAAAGTACCGCATGTCACACTGCCAGTGCGTTCGGGGCGCGACCTGGCCGGATTGGTCGAGGTGGCGGCCCTGGATCAGAAACTGAAAAGCATGGGGCACAACTCGGCTTTTGAGTTCAACCAGAAACTCATGAGCCGGATGTCAGACAAGGAACTTTGA
- the panD gene encoding aspartate 1-decarboxylase, translating into MLKVLLSSKIHRAAVTDASLEYEGSLAIDANLLQACGMAEYERILVGNLNNGERFETYAIQAPAGSGTISLNGATAHLGKIGDRLTIMSFCHLTPAEVATHQPSVILLDEKNHILQRKGP; encoded by the coding sequence GTGTTGAAGGTCCTGCTCAGTTCCAAGATCCACCGCGCCGCGGTCACCGACGCCTCCCTTGAATATGAGGGCAGTCTCGCCATCGACGCCAACCTCCTCCAAGCCTGCGGCATGGCGGAATACGAACGCATCCTCGTCGGCAACCTGAACAACGGCGAGCGTTTTGAGACTTACGCCATCCAGGCCCCGGCGGGCAGCGGCACCATCAGCCTCAACGGCGCCACCGCCCACCTCGGCAAGATCGGCGACCGACTCACCATCATGAGCTTCTGTCATCTGACCCCGGCCGAAGTGGCCACCCACCAGCCGAGCGTCATCCTCCTCGACGAAAAAAACCACATCCTCCAACGCAAAGGTCCCTGA
- the lpdA gene encoding dihydrolipoyl dehydrogenase has protein sequence MSYDLLIIGGGPAGYVCANHAAHLGLKVAVVEQRKNLGGTCLNVGCIPSKALLNSSEHFHYAQHRFAAHGIKAGEISIDIPTMMARKEKVVNDLAKGIDFLFKKNQVERFEGTGKILNATTVEVSSPTGTQKLEAKNILLATGSVPIELPFMKFDGQSIVSSDQALSFPETPKSLLIIGAGAIGLELGSVWARLGTKITVVEFLPRVAAGFDAEVSTALQRSFEKQGMVFHLNTKVQAAKVGKNKVTVTAMKEGVEQTYEAEKVLVAVGRKPFTDGLGLEAAGVKLTDKARIAVDAHCKTSVDGIYAVGDVIDGPMLAHKAEAEGRALAERLAGKAAPVNYATIPNVVYTSPEAASVGLTEEQLKEKGTAYRVGKWTFMANGRAKAVDQTEGFVKLLADAKTDRILGVHIVSSNASELIAECVLAMEFSASAEDLARTIHAHPTMAEVIREAAELAQG, from the coding sequence ATGTCCTATGACCTCCTCATCATCGGCGGCGGACCCGCCGGCTATGTCTGCGCCAACCACGCCGCCCACCTCGGCCTCAAGGTCGCCGTGGTCGAGCAACGCAAAAACCTCGGTGGCACCTGCCTGAACGTGGGTTGCATCCCCAGCAAGGCGCTGCTCAATTCCTCCGAACACTTCCACTACGCCCAACACCGCTTCGCCGCGCATGGCATCAAGGCCGGGGAAATCTCCATCGACATCCCCACCATGATGGCCCGCAAGGAAAAAGTGGTCAACGACCTGGCCAAGGGCATCGACTTCCTCTTCAAAAAGAACCAGGTGGAACGCTTCGAGGGAACCGGCAAAATCCTCAACGCCACCACGGTCGAAGTTTCTTCTCCGACAGGAACCCAGAAACTGGAAGCCAAGAACATCCTCCTCGCCACCGGCTCCGTTCCGATCGAGTTGCCTTTCATGAAGTTTGACGGCCAGTCGATTGTCAGCAGCGACCAGGCACTCTCCTTCCCGGAAACACCCAAGTCCCTGCTCATCATCGGTGCCGGAGCCATCGGTCTGGAACTGGGCTCGGTGTGGGCCCGGCTGGGCACAAAGATCACGGTGGTCGAGTTCCTCCCCCGCGTGGCCGCCGGTTTCGATGCCGAGGTTTCCACCGCGCTCCAGCGCAGCTTCGAGAAACAGGGCATGGTCTTCCATCTCAACACCAAGGTCCAGGCAGCCAAGGTCGGCAAAAACAAAGTCACCGTCACCGCCATGAAGGAAGGGGTCGAACAAACCTACGAAGCCGAGAAGGTTCTGGTCGCGGTCGGCCGCAAACCTTTCACCGACGGTCTGGGCCTGGAGGCCGCCGGGGTCAAGTTGACCGACAAGGCCCGCATCGCGGTCGATGCCCACTGCAAAACATCCGTCGACGGTATCTATGCGGTGGGCGATGTCATCGACGGCCCGATGCTGGCCCACAAGGCCGAGGCCGAGGGCCGGGCATTGGCCGAACGGCTGGCGGGCAAAGCCGCACCGGTCAACTACGCCACCATCCCGAATGTGGTCTACACCTCGCCCGAAGCCGCCTCGGTCGGCCTGACCGAAGAACAACTGAAGGAAAAGGGCACGGCTTATCGTGTGGGCAAATGGACCTTCATGGCCAACGGACGGGCCAAGGCCGTCGACCAGACCGAGGGTTTCGTCAAGCTCCTGGCCGATGCCAAGACCGACCGCATTCTCGGTGTCCACATCGTTTCGAGCAACGCGAGCGAACTCATTGCCGAGTGCGTACTGGCGATGGAATTCAGCGCCAGTGCCGAGGATCTGGCCCGGACCATCCACGCCCACCCGACGATGGCCGAAGTCATCCGCGAGGCCGCGGAACTGGCCCAGGGTTGA
- a CDS encoding endonuclease/exonuclease/phosphatase family protein, whose protein sequence is MHRSKSPAILPFHLTFFLLLAALLPAVAPAQDTYTIGLWNVQNFGVTDRFINDRPVKSAMKPESEIRTMVAILKRLNPDILGLVEILQDPEDKYVKLMQSTLKEAGLDYPHLSDCRGEDDRIQTLLLSKFPIVRTEHLTDATYKATFKDPKTQVTSEVQRKVERGINQSVIEVRPGLQVRVLLVHLKSKRPFPEIVSDQAEELGDGFVRRNEALILRGAMTRAVQANPDERLIAMGDFNDTPRSKAVGTILGPKSAEIRFYDLWLQDWLGDWWTHFYIPEKSYERLDYMVVSQKLFQDWKKEKSFVYRHNQTDGPEYNHYNASDHRPLLATFTVPVEGAEAREPAKKN, encoded by the coding sequence ATGCATCGTTCCAAATCACCGGCGATCCTGCCCTTCCATCTGACGTTTTTCCTGCTCTTGGCCGCCCTGCTGCCTGCAGTGGCCCCGGCGCAGGACACCTACACCATCGGCCTGTGGAACGTGCAGAACTTCGGCGTCACCGACCGCTTCATCAACGACAGGCCGGTCAAGTCCGCGATGAAGCCAGAATCGGAAATCCGCACCATGGTGGCCATCCTCAAACGCCTCAATCCGGATATCCTTGGCTTGGTGGAAATCCTCCAGGACCCGGAGGACAAGTACGTCAAGCTCATGCAGTCGACGCTCAAGGAAGCCGGACTGGACTACCCGCATCTGAGCGACTGCCGCGGCGAGGACGACCGCATCCAGACACTCCTGCTTTCCAAGTTCCCCATCGTCCGCACCGAGCACCTCACGGATGCCACGTACAAGGCCACCTTCAAAGATCCCAAGACCCAGGTGACGAGCGAAGTCCAGCGCAAGGTCGAGCGGGGCATCAACCAGTCGGTCATCGAAGTCCGGCCCGGTCTCCAAGTGCGGGTTCTCCTGGTCCATCTCAAGTCCAAGCGTCCCTTCCCCGAGATCGTCAGCGACCAAGCCGAGGAATTGGGCGACGGCTTCGTGCGTCGCAATGAAGCCCTCATCCTGCGCGGGGCCATGACGCGGGCGGTCCAGGCCAACCCGGACGAGCGTCTGATTGCCATGGGTGACTTCAACGACACCCCACGCAGCAAGGCGGTGGGTACGATCCTGGGCCCCAAATCGGCCGAAATCCGTTTCTACGACCTCTGGCTGCAGGACTGGCTGGGGGATTGGTGGACCCACTTCTACATCCCCGAGAAGAGTTACGAGCGCCTGGACTACATGGTGGTCAGTCAGAAATTGTTTCAAGATTGGAAAAAAGAGAAATCCTTCGTCTACCGCCACAACCAGACCGACGGCCCGGAATACAACCACTACAACGCGAGCGACCACCGTCCGCTCCTGGCCACCTTCACCGTCCCGGTGGAAGGGGCCGAGGCCAGGGAACCGGCAAAGAAGAATTGA
- a CDS encoding DUF5069 domain-containing protein, with the protein MNIPGLRSPYDRVNGLVYFGRMLDKIRLHQQGRLTADYIENLGQGFDLRCCRLLRVGYDEITSRTLQGGTDEEILSWAQQKGRVLEDDDIEVWNDFMRKRGWKDEAHERLLFRLKEANAAHRTDIETMFDYIDFDEGRKA; encoded by the coding sequence ATGAACATCCCCGGTTTGCGCAGTCCCTACGATAGGGTCAATGGTCTGGTCTATTTCGGCCGCATGTTGGACAAGATCCGCCTGCACCAACAGGGCAGGCTCACCGCCGACTACATTGAAAATCTCGGCCAGGGTTTCGACCTGCGGTGCTGCCGCCTGCTGCGCGTGGGTTACGATGAGATCACCTCCCGCACGCTCCAAGGGGGGACGGACGAGGAAATCCTGTCCTGGGCGCAGCAAAAGGGCCGGGTGCTCGAAGACGACGACATCGAAGTTTGGAACGATTTCATGAGGAAGCGGGGCTGGAAGGATGAAGCGCACGAGCGTCTCCTCTTCCGGCTGAAGGAAGCCAACGCCGCCCACCGCACCGACATCGAAACCATGTTCGATTACATCGATTTCGACGAAGGCCGGAAGGCCTGA
- the ptsP gene encoding phosphoenolpyruvate--protein phosphotransferase — MRPPKKKLQTDVRLEGIPVSPGVARGPLVVLDREELTIPRDPIAADEVPGEMARLEAALVETRKQIQQIKDLLSESIGEKDASIFEAHLLVVEDAMLIQAVHKQLETKHLRVEYVFHHIITQYAQTMREMDDPYLAERASDILDVGKRVLNNLMGKKPVEKYHLDQPSIILAHDLSPGDTALLDRSKVLGFATDQGGPVGHTAIIARALNIPAVVGLKDASFLLSGGMDVLLDGYEGVLIVSPSEKTQFEYGQIEIRRNRVEAELETLRDTPASTTDGRKLVVSANVELIEDLPHLRENGAEGIGLYRTEFLFMNRLSVPDEEEQMAVYRKFVEASHPHPVIFRTLDCGGDKMPNNLGMEQELNPFLGWRAIRLTLQRRDIFETQLRAICRAGAGYRIRIMFPMIATIEELTEAKSILQNVLLELDRESRDRSHDIELGAMIEVPSAALIVDRIVPEVDFLSIGTNDLVQYTLACDRTNEKVAYLYQPTHPAIIALISRVVQAAHEGNIWVGVCGEMAAEVLYTPLLLGLGVDELSMGPVFIPRVKRAIQRLDYGQMQILAHSLAQMASARDVRDSIEEVALQHYPELLE, encoded by the coding sequence GTGCGCCCACCCAAAAAGAAACTTCAGACCGACGTCCGTCTGGAAGGAATTCCGGTTTCGCCCGGGGTGGCGCGCGGTCCCCTGGTGGTGTTGGACCGCGAAGAACTGACCATTCCGCGTGATCCGATCGCTGCGGATGAAGTGCCGGGCGAGATGGCGCGGTTGGAAGCGGCCCTGGTCGAAACGCGCAAACAAATCCAGCAGATCAAAGACCTTCTCTCCGAGTCCATCGGAGAGAAGGACGCCAGCATCTTCGAGGCCCATCTGTTGGTGGTCGAGGATGCCATGCTCATCCAGGCGGTGCACAAGCAACTGGAAACCAAGCACCTGCGGGTCGAATACGTTTTCCACCACATCATCACGCAGTATGCCCAGACCATGCGCGAGATGGATGACCCCTACCTGGCCGAACGCGCCAGCGACATCCTCGATGTGGGCAAGCGCGTCCTCAACAACCTGATGGGCAAAAAACCGGTCGAGAAGTACCATCTGGACCAGCCGAGCATCATCCTGGCCCACGACTTGTCGCCCGGTGACACCGCCCTGCTCGACCGCAGCAAGGTGCTGGGATTCGCCACCGACCAGGGGGGGCCGGTCGGGCACACCGCCATCATTGCCCGGGCCCTCAACATACCGGCCGTGGTCGGCTTGAAGGACGCCTCCTTCCTGCTCTCCGGGGGCATGGATGTGCTCCTCGATGGCTATGAGGGCGTGTTGATCGTCAGTCCTTCGGAAAAAACCCAGTTTGAATACGGCCAGATCGAGATCCGGCGCAACCGGGTCGAGGCCGAACTGGAGACCCTGCGCGACACCCCGGCCTCGACGACGGACGGGCGCAAGCTGGTTGTTTCGGCCAACGTCGAGTTGATCGAGGACCTGCCGCACCTGCGCGAGAACGGGGCCGAGGGGATCGGCCTCTACCGGACCGAGTTTTTGTTCATGAACCGCCTGAGTGTACCCGATGAAGAGGAACAAATGGCGGTTTACCGAAAATTTGTCGAGGCCTCCCATCCGCACCCGGTCATCTTCCGCACCCTGGACTGCGGCGGGGACAAGATGCCTAACAACCTGGGCATGGAACAGGAGCTGAATCCCTTCCTGGGCTGGCGTGCCATCCGCCTGACCCTCCAGCGCCGGGATATCTTCGAGACCCAGCTCCGGGCCATCTGCCGGGCCGGGGCCGGATACCGCATCCGCATCATGTTCCCGATGATCGCCACCATCGAGGAACTGACCGAGGCCAAATCGATCCTCCAGAACGTGCTGTTGGAACTGGACCGGGAAAGCCGCGACCGTTCCCATGACATCGAACTGGGTGCGATGATCGAGGTGCCTTCGGCGGCGCTGATTGTGGACCGCATCGTGCCCGAGGTGGATTTCCTCAGCATCGGCACCAACGACCTGGTGCAATACACCCTGGCCTGTGACCGCACCAACGAGAAGGTGGCCTATCTTTACCAACCCACCCATCCGGCCATCATCGCTCTGATCAGCCGGGTCGTGCAGGCGGCCCACGAGGGGAACATCTGGGTCGGCGTGTGTGGCGAGATGGCGGCGGAGGTTCTTTACACCCCGCTCCTCCTGGGTTTGGGGGTGGACGAACTGAGCATGGGCCCGGTTTTCATCCCGCGGGTCAAACGGGCGATCCAGCGCCTGGATTACGGGCAGATGCAGATCCTGGCCCATTCACTGGCCCAGATGGCGAGCGCCCGTGATGTGCGCGACAGCATCGAGGAAGTGGCCCTGCAGCATTACCCCGAGTTGTTGGAATAG
- the galE gene encoding UDP-glucose 4-epimerase GalE, whose amino-acid sequence MRIFVTGAAGYIGSVCVESLLAGGHVVRVYDNMAEGHHDAVTAPAELVVGDLLDGPLLKKSLTEFKPDAVLHFAGRALVGESMRDPGIYYAVNVTGGCNLLEAMVAAGCKKIVFSSSCATYGLPEKIPIDERCPQKPINPYGHSKLLFEQILKWYEQVYGMVHINLRYFNAAGATQKNGEDRKIETHLIPIVLDVALGKRPQIAIFGDKHNTPDGTCIRDYIHVLDLADAHLLALGRTASASYNVGTGEGVSVLQVIEACRKVTGHPIPAVIEPPRAGDPPRLVASANRIKMDLGWKPQFTKIHDTVASAWEWRRAHPQGYAR is encoded by the coding sequence ATGCGTATTTTTGTGACGGGTGCGGCCGGATACATCGGCAGCGTGTGTGTGGAGTCCCTCCTGGCCGGGGGACACGTGGTGCGAGTTTATGACAACATGGCCGAGGGCCATCACGACGCCGTGACCGCTCCGGCGGAGTTGGTGGTGGGCGACCTCCTTGATGGACCCCTGCTGAAAAAAAGCCTGACCGAATTCAAGCCCGACGCCGTGTTGCATTTCGCCGGCCGGGCGTTGGTGGGCGAATCGATGCGCGATCCGGGCATCTACTACGCCGTCAACGTCACCGGCGGTTGCAACCTGTTGGAGGCCATGGTGGCGGCGGGGTGCAAAAAGATCGTTTTTTCCTCGAGTTGTGCCACCTACGGCCTGCCGGAGAAAATCCCGATCGACGAGCGCTGCCCGCAGAAGCCGATCAATCCGTACGGCCACTCGAAGCTCCTTTTTGAGCAGATCCTCAAGTGGTACGAGCAGGTGTACGGCATGGTCCACATCAACCTGCGTTACTTCAACGCCGCTGGCGCGACCCAGAAGAACGGGGAGGACCGCAAGATCGAAACCCACCTGATTCCCATCGTCCTTGATGTGGCCCTGGGCAAGCGGCCGCAGATTGCCATCTTCGGCGACAAGCACAATACCCCGGACGGCACCTGCATCCGGGATTACATCCACGTCCTCGATCTGGCGGACGCCCACCTGCTGGCCCTTGGCCGCACGGCTTCGGCCAGTTACAACGTGGGGACGGGTGAGGGGGTCTCGGTCCTTCAGGTGATCGAAGCCTGCCGCAAGGTCACCGGCCATCCGATTCCCGCGGTGATCGAGCCGCCGCGTGCCGGCGACCCCCCGCGCTTGGTGGCCTCGGCCAACCGGATCAAGATGGACCTGGGTTGGAAGCCGCAGTTCACCAAGATTCACGACACCGTGGCCAGCGCCTGGGAATGGCGCCGGGCCCATCCCCAGGGTTATGCCCGCTAA
- the rho gene encoding transcription termination factor Rho: MNLREVQMLPMDQLTELAREFKLENIGTLRKHELIFEILRRNGWANGKMVGEGCLEILPDNYGFLRSPLHNYAAGPEDIYVNPSQIRRYGLKRGDRVFGELRAPAIKERYFALLSVDKIEGKEPEKAKALIHFDNLTPLFPNRRIILENPKAKEGNLAMRVVDLVTPIGFGQRGLIVAPPRTGKTVLMQSIANAISVNHPEAYLIVLLIDERPEEVTDMRRSVKGEVISSTFDEHPERHVQCAEMVIERAKRLAERGIDVVILMDSITRLARAYNTLQPHSGKILSGGVDANALHKPRRFFAAARNIEEGGSLTIIATALVDTGSKMDEVIFEEFKGTGNMEILLDRALVDKRCYPAMNIPKSGTRKEELLYHKDETPRIHALRRALTALPPVEAMELLQDRLKKTKSNVEFLLGMNLKE; encoded by the coding sequence ATGAATCTCCGCGAGGTGCAGATGCTCCCGATGGACCAACTGACCGAGTTGGCCCGCGAATTCAAGCTGGAGAACATCGGCACCCTGCGCAAACACGAGCTCATTTTCGAGATCCTGCGCCGCAACGGCTGGGCCAACGGCAAGATGGTGGGCGAAGGCTGCCTGGAAATCCTGCCCGACAACTATGGCTTCCTCCGTTCCCCGCTGCACAACTATGCGGCCGGCCCCGAGGACATCTACGTCAACCCCTCCCAGATCCGCCGCTACGGGCTGAAACGGGGCGACCGTGTTTTCGGCGAACTGCGCGCCCCGGCGATCAAGGAACGTTACTTCGCCCTCCTCTCGGTGGACAAAATCGAGGGCAAGGAACCGGAGAAGGCCAAGGCCCTGATCCACTTCGACAACCTGACCCCGCTCTTCCCGAACCGCCGCATCATCCTGGAAAACCCCAAGGCCAAGGAGGGCAATCTCGCCATGCGGGTGGTCGATCTGGTCACCCCGATCGGTTTCGGCCAGCGCGGGCTCATCGTGGCCCCGCCCCGCACCGGCAAAACCGTGCTCATGCAGAGCATTGCCAACGCCATCAGTGTCAACCACCCCGAGGCCTATCTCATCGTTCTGCTCATCGACGAACGTCCGGAAGAAGTGACGGACATGCGCCGTTCGGTCAAGGGCGAGGTCATCAGTTCGACCTTCGACGAACACCCGGAACGGCACGTGCAGTGCGCCGAGATGGTCATCGAGCGGGCCAAGCGGTTGGCCGAGCGCGGCATCGACGTGGTCATCCTGATGGACAGCATCACCCGCCTGGCCCGGGCCTACAACACCCTGCAGCCGCACAGCGGCAAGATCCTCTCCGGGGGCGTGGACGCCAACGCCCTGCACAAGCCCCGCCGGTTCTTCGCCGCGGCGCGCAACATCGAGGAAGGCGGCAGCCTGACCATCATCGCCACCGCGCTGGTCGACACCGGCAGCAAGATGGACGAAGTCATCTTCGAGGAATTCAAGGGCACCGGGAACATGGAAATCCTCCTGGACCGGGCGCTGGTCGACAAGCGTTGTTACCCGGCGATGAACATCCCGAAATCCGGCACGCGCAAAGAGGAACTGCTCTACCACAAGGACGAAACGCCGCGCATCCACGCCCTGCGTCGTGCGCTCACCGCCCTGCCGCCGGTCGAGGCGATGGAACTCCTGCAGGACCGTCTCAAGAAGACCAAGAGCAATGTCGAATTCCTCCTCGGCATGAACCTGAAGGAGTGA
- a CDS encoding HPr family phosphocarrier protein, giving the protein MQKKTGAGGDTLSRDLVVQNKLGLHARPAAMFVRVANQYPCDIHVEKDNEQVNGKSIMGLMMLAAGCGSQLKITVQGEKGAEALDAIEALIQRKFDEE; this is encoded by the coding sequence ATGCAGAAAAAGACGGGTGCCGGTGGTGATACACTGAGCCGGGATTTGGTGGTCCAGAACAAGCTGGGTCTTCATGCCCGACCCGCCGCCATGTTCGTCCGGGTGGCCAACCAATACCCCTGTGACATCCATGTCGAGAAGGACAATGAACAGGTCAATGGCAAGAGCATCATGGGCCTGATGATGCTGGCCGCGGGCTGTGGTTCCCAGCTGAAGATCACCGTGCAGGGCGAGAAGGGGGCCGAAGCCCTCGACGCCATCGAGGCCCTGATCCAGCGCAAGTTCGACGAGGAATAA
- the coaE gene encoding dephospho-CoA kinase (Dephospho-CoA kinase (CoaE) performs the final step in coenzyme A biosynthesis.) translates to MQETSQPPKLPHTVGLTGGIACGKSTVCRLLAARGWRVIETDQLGRECLQPGHEGYKKVVDAFGPSILNTDKSVDRSRLGRIVFFDTAQRERLNSILHPIIRNLWQRQLQTHVASQPGIPAVVEIPLLFETAAEPWFARTVTVGCSPEQQFRRMRDRGWDQEEADRRLTAQWPLAEKMKQSDHVIWNDGTPALLQAQLERIPV, encoded by the coding sequence TTGCAAGAGACCAGCCAACCTCCAAAACTGCCGCATACGGTCGGACTGACCGGCGGGATCGCCTGTGGCAAATCGACGGTCTGCCGCCTGCTGGCGGCGAGGGGTTGGCGGGTGATCGAGACCGACCAATTGGGGCGGGAATGCCTGCAGCCGGGGCATGAGGGCTATAAAAAAGTGGTTGACGCTTTCGGCCCATCCATCCTAAACACGGACAAGTCTGTTGACCGTTCCCGGCTGGGTCGCATTGTTTTTTTCGACACCGCGCAGAGGGAACGGTTGAATTCCATCCTCCACCCCATCATCCGCAACCTGTGGCAAAGGCAGCTCCAAACGCATGTGGCCTCCCAACCCGGCATACCCGCCGTGGTGGAAATCCCCCTGCTTTTTGAGACCGCGGCCGAGCCCTGGTTCGCCCGCACGGTGACGGTCGGCTGTTCCCCGGAACAGCAATTCCGTCGCATGCGTGATCGGGGTTGGGACCAGGAAGAAGCGGACCGACGTCTGACGGCCCAATGGCCGCTGGCGGAAAAAATGAAACAAAGCGATCACGTGATCTGGAACGACGGAACCCCCGCCCTGCTGCAAGCGCAGCTGGAGCGCATTCCTGTTTGA